The Heyndrickxia vini genome contains a region encoding:
- a CDS encoding S8 family serine peptidase — protein MYKFKTLKKVALFMMIFLLAFSSAFMGIKSNAQTTSNAKSDWKQSLKQSNRVSQLKGEKKYKNSDKVRVIVELKGQPAIEYATKLGVRYKDLSKSKRTTLQANVKKEQTDFTTQLKSKKIGLKVENSFTTVVNGVSGQVEYGKINDLKKLPNVTNVYIAKKYDRPKEKPQMISSKDLIGAKETWNLNYKGDGMVVGVIDTGIDSSHKDMILSKDTKAKLTESSVKGIISKDKLPGKYFTVKVPYGYNYADKNNEIRDLGPDASMHGMHVSGTVAANGDEKNGGIQGVAPEAQLLALKVFGNDPAMPSTFGDIYIKAIDDGIKLGADVLNMSLGSTASFVDKNDPEQQAIKRAVDNGVLMSISAGNSTNIGGGTVSPLASNPDIGVVGAPSLSSESISVASFENTKMQVDGLNFDISGEKGTAAFLSASSVHPNDVDQKTFEVKAAGIGKPEEFVGDYKGKYALVRRGELDFVTKAKNAQAAGAAGVIVYNNQTGIVNMQSDAAIKIPQLFMLQEDGDKFKAQLDAGKTVTITFSGVKTEINNPSAGQMSDFTSWGVTPNLDFKPEITAPGGQIYSTLNNNQYGLMSGTSMAAPHVSGGAALVLEYMKQSNLFKSLTGAQKVEQAKTLLMNTAVPLVDPNVDTFYSPRREGAGLMKLDAAVETPVYVTTKDTKEPKVNLKEITSNQIKFTLTLTNFGKEDVTYNVDTKPLTDLIIDGQNAEAAQVIKDAKVTVPSQVTVPKGKTKDVTVAIDLSAADKSLLALMKNGYFVEGFVTFTSAKDNVPSLSVPYMGFKGDWNKPPVLDAMVYDNAESFYGVSSMIDNNENDLGADPFQENVFYKNKIAISPNGDGSTDTVTPVLSFLRNSKIVEYSILDKNKKQIRTLHKEEDQYKNYYDSADPESYFSYDPAYTTWDGKANNQLVPDGQYYYQIKTQIDYTGKKPQVVQVPVLVDTKAPEVHAEYKNGVLSFGAKDAGSGIKAYEVIVDGERVGFLPAKDQYNEEMPGLEKSVILVKAYDYAGNLSIAATGDDTIPYLDAKTTKPEPLGTYNSYKVPFEGQIEEKSGIDHLVVTGKALAGSKQTVKVTFNKATNKYEFKSTLTFTKDGAHEFKVTGVDYAGNVMEFSRKIFVDTTAPTISVKGLPANGKVDVNTKNVVVTATIADNFDQLRFLVNGNEEYNHVLKEPYEMRKLSKNVKLTLPLTKNGVNTFVLKLTDLAGNVTTKTITIDKSLPLAPKVNAVSDKSTKVTGKAAANTLIEVYKGKTKIGSNTSTANGTYSVSIKKQKAGTKLTVVAKVGKNASKAATVVVSDKTAPKAPTVNKVTSRTTKVTGKAEAGSTVTVKAGKAKLGSAKADKKGKFSVKIKAQKAGKVLSVTATDKAKNVSPARKVTVKK, from the coding sequence GTGTATAAATTTAAGACACTAAAAAAAGTTGCACTCTTTATGATGATTTTCCTACTAGCATTCTCCAGCGCTTTTATGGGCATAAAGTCGAATGCACAAACGACTTCGAATGCTAAGTCGGATTGGAAACAATCATTAAAACAGAGTAATCGCGTTAGCCAGTTAAAAGGTGAGAAAAAATACAAAAATAGCGATAAAGTTCGCGTCATCGTTGAACTAAAAGGTCAACCCGCGATTGAATATGCAACAAAGCTAGGGGTTCGCTATAAGGATTTATCTAAATCAAAGCGAACTACTTTACAAGCAAATGTTAAAAAAGAACAAACAGATTTTACTACGCAATTAAAATCAAAGAAAATCGGTCTTAAAGTAGAGAATTCCTTCACAACTGTTGTTAACGGTGTGAGTGGACAAGTGGAATACGGCAAGATTAATGATTTGAAGAAGCTTCCAAACGTAACAAATGTTTATATTGCCAAAAAATATGATCGTCCGAAAGAAAAACCACAAATGATCTCCAGCAAAGATTTAATTGGGGCGAAAGAAACATGGAATCTTAACTATAAAGGCGACGGGATGGTTGTCGGTGTCATTGATACAGGAATCGATTCCAGCCATAAAGATATGATTCTATCAAAAGATACAAAAGCAAAATTAACTGAATCCTCAGTTAAAGGAATTATTTCAAAAGACAAGCTTCCAGGAAAATACTTCACAGTAAAAGTTCCTTACGGATACAACTACGCAGACAAAAATAATGAAATCAGAGATTTAGGTCCAGATGCATCGATGCACGGGATGCACGTTTCAGGTACAGTTGCCGCAAATGGTGACGAAAAGAATGGCGGAATTCAAGGGGTTGCACCTGAAGCACAACTACTAGCTCTTAAAGTATTCGGTAATGACCCAGCAATGCCATCCACTTTCGGAGATATTTATATTAAAGCGATTGATGATGGAATTAAGCTAGGAGCGGATGTATTGAATATGAGTTTAGGATCAACAGCATCTTTTGTTGACAAAAATGATCCTGAACAACAAGCGATTAAGCGTGCAGTTGACAATGGCGTGTTAATGTCCATTTCAGCTGGTAACTCTACAAATATTGGCGGCGGTACCGTTAGTCCGTTAGCTTCAAACCCTGATATTGGTGTAGTTGGTGCACCGAGTTTATCTAGTGAATCCATCTCAGTAGCTTCATTTGAAAATACAAAAATGCAAGTAGATGGCCTAAACTTTGATATCAGCGGTGAAAAAGGTACAGCAGCATTTTTATCAGCAAGCAGTGTACATCCAAATGATGTCGATCAAAAAACATTCGAAGTAAAAGCTGCAGGAATTGGCAAACCAGAAGAATTTGTTGGTGATTACAAAGGGAAGTATGCACTCGTTCGCCGTGGGGAACTTGACTTTGTAACAAAGGCAAAGAATGCACAAGCAGCAGGAGCAGCTGGTGTCATTGTTTACAATAACCAAACAGGTATCGTAAACATGCAATCGGATGCTGCAATTAAGATTCCTCAATTATTCATGCTTCAAGAAGATGGGGATAAATTCAAAGCTCAATTAGATGCTGGAAAAACGGTAACCATTACATTCTCAGGTGTAAAAACAGAGATCAATAATCCAAGTGCAGGTCAAATGAGTGACTTTACTTCTTGGGGAGTAACACCAAACTTAGATTTCAAACCTGAAATAACAGCACCGGGCGGGCAAATCTATTCTACTTTAAATAATAACCAATATGGTTTAATGAGTGGAACATCGATGGCAGCACCACATGTATCTGGTGGCGCAGCACTCGTATTAGAATATATGAAACAAAGCAATCTATTCAAATCTTTAACAGGTGCCCAGAAAGTAGAACAAGCAAAAACATTATTAATGAACACAGCCGTGCCGCTTGTAGATCCTAATGTTGACACATTCTATTCACCTCGTCGTGAAGGCGCTGGCTTAATGAAACTTGATGCAGCAGTGGAAACACCTGTCTATGTAACAACGAAAGATACAAAAGAACCAAAAGTAAACCTAAAAGAAATTACAAGCAACCAAATCAAATTTACATTAACATTAACAAACTTCGGCAAAGAAGATGTTACATATAATGTAGATACAAAACCATTAACAGACTTAATTATTGATGGTCAAAATGCTGAAGCAGCCCAAGTAATTAAGGATGCAAAAGTAACGGTTCCTTCTCAAGTTACCGTTCCTAAAGGGAAAACAAAAGACGTAACAGTAGCAATCGATCTTTCAGCTGCAGACAAATCCTTACTTGCATTGATGAAAAATGGCTACTTTGTAGAAGGATTTGTAACATTCACAAGTGCGAAAGACAATGTTCCTAGCTTATCCGTTCCATACATGGGCTTTAAAGGCGATTGGAATAAGCCACCAGTTCTAGACGCGATGGTTTATGATAATGCAGAATCATTCTATGGCGTATCAAGCATGATCGATAATAATGAAAATGACCTTGGAGCAGATCCATTCCAAGAGAATGTTTTCTATAAAAACAAAATTGCTATTTCACCGAATGGCGATGGAAGTACTGATACAGTTACACCTGTTTTATCATTCTTACGAAACAGTAAAATCGTAGAATACTCAATTTTAGACAAAAATAAAAAGCAAATTCGTACATTGCACAAAGAAGAGGATCAATATAAAAACTACTATGATTCAGCAGATCCAGAATCCTATTTCTCATATGATCCGGCTTACACAACATGGGATGGAAAAGCAAATAATCAACTTGTTCCGGATGGACAATATTATTACCAAATTAAAACACAAATCGATTATACTGGTAAAAAACCGCAAGTAGTACAAGTACCAGTTCTAGTTGATACAAAGGCTCCAGAAGTACATGCAGAATACAAAAATGGCGTGTTATCTTTCGGTGCGAAAGATGCTGGAAGCGGCATTAAAGCATATGAAGTCATTGTTGATGGTGAACGAGTAGGATTCTTACCTGCGAAAGATCAGTATAATGAAGAAATGCCTGGATTAGAAAAATCAGTTATTCTTGTTAAAGCATATGATTATGCAGGAAACCTAAGCATTGCTGCAACGGGCGATGACACGATTCCATATCTAGATGCAAAAACAACAAAACCAGAACCACTTGGAACATATAATTCCTATAAAGTTCCATTTGAAGGTCAGATCGAAGAGAAATCGGGTATCGATCATTTAGTGGTAACAGGCAAGGCACTAGCTGGTTCCAAACAAACAGTAAAAGTTACGTTCAATAAAGCTACAAACAAATATGAATTTAAATCAACACTTACATTTACGAAAGATGGTGCACATGAATTTAAAGTAACCGGTGTAGATTATGCAGGAAATGTAATGGAATTTTCCCGCAAAATTTTTGTCGATACAACTGCACCAACAATCAGTGTCAAAGGATTACCAGCAAACGGTAAAGTAGACGTTAACACAAAGAACGTAGTCGTAACAGCAACAATTGCCGACAATTTTGACCAACTACGCTTCCTTGTGAATGGAAATGAAGAGTACAATCATGTCTTGAAAGAACCATATGAAATGAGAAAACTCTCTAAAAATGTAAAACTTACGCTTCCATTAACGAAAAACGGTGTGAATACATTCGTACTAAAACTTACCGATTTAGCGGGTAATGTCACAACGAAAACAATAACAATTGATAAATCATTACCACTTGCACCAAAGGTAAATGCCGTCTCTGACAAAAGCACGAAAGTTACCGGCAAAGCTGCAGCTAATACATTAATCGAAGTATATAAAGGGAAAACAAAAATAGGTTCCAATACTTCTACTGCTAATGGAACATATAGTGTTTCCATTAAAAAGCAAAAAGCCGGCACGAAATTAACAGTCGTTGCAAAAGTAGGCAAAAATGCAAGTAAAGCGGCAACAGTCGTTGTTTCAGACAAAACCGCTCCAAAAGCACCAACTGTAAATAAAGTAACAAGCAGAACAACAAAAGTAACAGGTAAAGCAGAAGCGGGTTCAACCGTTACTGTCAAAGCTGGGAAAGCAAAACTAGGCTCAGCCAAAGCAGATAAAAAAGGCAAATTCAGCGTAAAAATCAAAGCACAAAAAGCAGGAAAAGTCTTATCCGTAACAGCCACTGACAAAGCTAAAAATGTTAGTCCAGCAAGAAAAGTTACTGTGAAAAAATAA
- a CDS encoding DUF4352 domain-containing protein yields the protein MKKRLLASLSIFVLAGSILAGCGETQVEKVDKKSSEKTEQKAKNQIFKVGDTVKVNGLEVTITKASFTKPEQYSKAKKGNVLTLELSTKNSGDDSAFIDNTEFNLYDKDGNQLEEYYGYDDIAISGDVNKGKKLTGKLYYDVPKADSYELIYKPSFTLDSKEIKFKIDVK from the coding sequence ATGAAAAAAAGACTATTAGCTTCCTTAAGCATATTTGTTCTTGCTGGAAGTATTTTGGCTGGTTGCGGTGAAACACAAGTAGAAAAGGTTGATAAAAAATCAAGCGAAAAGACGGAGCAAAAAGCAAAAAATCAAATTTTTAAAGTAGGAGATACCGTGAAGGTGAACGGACTTGAAGTTACTATTACAAAGGCGTCTTTTACAAAGCCTGAACAATACTCAAAGGCTAAAAAAGGAAATGTTCTTACATTAGAACTTTCTACGAAAAATTCAGGGGATGATTCAGCATTCATCGATAATACTGAGTTTAATCTTTATGATAAAGATGGCAATCAGTTAGAAGAATATTATGGATATGATGATATCGCGATCTCTGGAGATGTCAACAAAGGGAAAAAACTAACTGGTAAGCTTTATTATGATGTACCGAAAGCAGATAGTTATGAATTAATATATAAACCAAGTTTCACCTTAGATAGCAAGGAAATTAAGTTTAAGATTGACGTAAAATAA
- a CDS encoding methyl-accepting chemotaxis protein yields the protein MNGLNRFNKMSTKLILGILVMTIVISTTIGVVNYQFAKKELIESGKLDLQHLVHTAVSTLETLNQEVENGKLSLDEAQEKAREIINGQKVDNGNAIYDYTKSPFLYKKNGYVFAITSNREVTMNPITPIGTNDTSPSAVNVRNNLIKAAKAQNSSDHFYIYNWKNKGEMKSREKISYMTYFEPWDWNIGIGAYTDEFYHNLDALKWMTIIICASITIICLLVFYFVVKRKFKVLGTLANVSLEIANGNLNVATLPESSDELGQLSTSFNKMVSELKAMLYHFQDMSTNLVDSATNLSAVSEETTASGEEISRALTEITQGMVAQASDTEETSRSIELLTSSIEKVNEHHDVIKEITVSSEKAATNGMKMVEQLKKSNDDSLKSSDEISIGITNLFNKIQNISGITKTINDISDQTNLLALNASIEAARAGEHGKGFAVVAQEVRKLAEGSQQATAHIQNMITEIEKDTEATVMAMANTIQHSQQLNEVVGKTETEFNNINSTVTKSAQAIEYLSTEIENITTQCEQINAAIQNISAISQEAAASAEEITASVDEQMNALQTTTTLAENLNKLSEDLNQTIHHYKL from the coding sequence ATGAACGGCCTGAATAGATTTAATAAAATGTCTACCAAACTAATATTAGGTATATTAGTGATGACAATTGTCATTAGTACTACAATCGGGGTTGTAAATTATCAATTTGCGAAAAAGGAATTAATAGAAAGTGGAAAATTGGATTTGCAACATCTTGTCCATACTGCCGTGTCCACCCTTGAAACATTAAATCAAGAAGTAGAAAACGGAAAACTTTCATTAGATGAGGCGCAAGAAAAGGCACGTGAAATTATAAACGGTCAAAAGGTTGATAATGGAAATGCTATCTATGATTATACGAAATCACCATTTTTGTACAAAAAGAATGGATATGTTTTTGCCATAACGTCGAATCGTGAAGTAACGATGAATCCAATTACACCAATTGGAACAAACGACACTTCACCATCAGCTGTTAATGTTCGAAACAACTTAATTAAAGCGGCTAAAGCCCAAAATAGTTCAGATCATTTTTACATCTATAACTGGAAAAATAAAGGCGAGATGAAATCACGTGAAAAAATATCGTATATGACCTATTTCGAGCCATGGGATTGGAATATCGGAATCGGAGCGTATACCGATGAATTTTATCACAACTTGGATGCGTTAAAATGGATGACCATCATTATTTGTGCATCGATTACAATCATCTGTCTACTTGTTTTCTACTTCGTAGTGAAAAGGAAATTTAAGGTGCTCGGAACACTTGCGAATGTTTCATTAGAAATCGCGAATGGAAACCTGAATGTAGCGACCCTTCCTGAATCATCAGATGAACTCGGACAACTTAGTACTTCATTTAATAAAATGGTTAGTGAATTGAAAGCGATGCTTTATCATTTTCAAGATATGAGCACGAATTTGGTAGACTCAGCTACAAATTTATCAGCTGTATCGGAGGAAACAACTGCCAGTGGTGAGGAAATAAGCCGTGCCCTTACTGAAATTACACAAGGGATGGTTGCCCAAGCTTCCGACACAGAAGAAACAAGCAGAAGCATTGAATTATTGACTTCTTCCATTGAGAAAGTAAATGAACACCATGATGTGATAAAAGAAATTACCGTTTCGTCCGAAAAAGCAGCGACAAACGGAATGAAAATGGTCGAACAGTTAAAAAAATCAAATGATGACTCGTTAAAATCTTCTGATGAAATTAGTATAGGGATTACAAATCTATTTAATAAGATCCAAAATATCTCTGGCATTACGAAAACCATCAATGATATTTCTGACCAAACGAATTTACTTGCACTCAACGCAAGTATCGAAGCGGCTCGTGCAGGTGAACATGGCAAAGGCTTCGCTGTCGTCGCACAAGAAGTAAGGAAACTCGCTGAAGGTTCGCAACAAGCAACTGCACATATTCAAAATATGATCACTGAAATTGAAAAAGATACCGAAGCAACGGTAATGGCGATGGCTAATACAATCCAACATTCCCAACAGTTAAATGAAGTAGTTGGAAAAACAGAAACTGAATTTAACAATATCAATTCAACTGTGACAAAATCTGCTCAAGCGATTGAATATTTGAGTACAGAAATTGAAAACATTACTACACAATGTGAGCAAATCAATGCTGCCATTCAAAATATATCAGCCATTTCTCAGGAGGCAGCAGCATCCGCTGAAGAAATTACCGCATCTGTAGATGAGCAAATGAACGCCCTTCAAACCACAACTACACTAGCGGAAAACCTGAACAAACTAAGCGAAGATTTAAACCAAACCATCCATCATTATAAATTGTAG